AACGTAATCTGTCGATAAAACTTCTCTAACAGAGGCTGTCGTCAGCTTGGTGATAAAAGCCATAGGGGTTAGTGATAAAGACAGAGCTGGGAGAATAGTATGGGCGAAAGACCCCCAGCAAGCTATAGGGAAGAGGGAGAGTTTTACTGCGAGTAGATATTGTAAAAGAGTGGCAAGGATAAAACCTGGCAAAGATATTTGTAGTATGGACACATAAAGGATCCAACTTCCAATGAATCGTTCTTTGATAGCGGATAGGGATCCAAGGGTGATACCGCCAATGATTGCCAGAAGACAGCTTTCGAGTCCTAGTATAGCCGATACGGGAAAGCTCATTTTTATGATATCGCACACTGTTCTGTCTTTATATACCAGGGAATGTCCGAAGTCGAAGTGGAGAACAGAGTTTATGTATTTAAAATACTGGGAGATCAAGGGTTTGTCTAGTCCGTAATGAGCCTTTAGCATAGCCAAAGTTTCCGGAGAGAGCACGTTAGCTTCTTCATTATTGAAAGGGTCTCCGGGAATGGTTCGCATGATAAGGAAGGTTAGGGAAACGACAATCCATAAGGAAAGAAAGTTGTACAAGAGTCGCTTTTTAAGATATCTTTTCATGAGAAGTCTCTACTCTGTTAGTAGGGGAAGAAATTCTTCTTTGCAGGTTCTTGGAAAAAACCCTTTTGTAGAACCTATTGAAGAGAAGCCCTTGCTTAGCAGTTTATAGAAGTTTGTTTCTTGTAACAATAAGACGTTTAAAAAGGCGCTCTCCAGCTTTCTGAAAGGCATAGTATATCCTTTAATCCGAGTATTAGAAAAGTGAAATTTAGGCGAGATAGAAGAGGGGTAAAGACATTTTTTGTGATCTTGGGTCATGAACTATCTATCCTTTTGTACAGAATTCTGCATATTTTAGATCGACGCTACCATCGGAGCAAAAAATGATATTTTTTATTGGGGTGGAGAGAAAGAACTCTTGAGACAGGTGATACAGGGGAATGACGATATGGTTGTCAAGGAGAATTTTTTCTTGATAATCTGCGGACATATCTCCCGGGATGGTTGTCCTAGCTTCTGGATAAAGCTCGTAAAATTGTTTTGCTATGATGGGATGAAAGCCCTTCTCTCCAGGGTGCAGTGCGGTCCCTGTTTGGGTGATAATGTCATAATGCTTTTTGTTCCGTTCTTCAATGAGTCTTCGATATTCTACTCCTTTTAGTCCTACATTTAGACCTAAATGAGTTTTCCATTCTTGTTGTAAAAACTCTGCAATTCGAACGCATTGTAGAATGTCTGAAGGATAGGTTAAAGTGATTTTTCTTTGAAAGGGAGGCAGATCTAATGAGGGGGTGCTCTTTTGGAGTATAGGGCTAGCGTTTGATAAAGAAGTTGGAGAGAGAGTGCTAGCAGGAGATTGGTTTCCTGTTAAGACATATTCTACCAGGTTGGCCCTATTAATGCTTTCGGAAAGAGCTTTTCTAAGAGCAATGTTCTCTAGAGGCATCCTTTCGGAGTTTATGGTTAACCAGAAAGATCCTTTTATGGAGTGAGTGTTTTGTAAAAGTTTTTTTTGCTTCAAGCGTTTTTTTATCTCATTGGGTAGCGATTGATTCCATGGTTGACCCAGCCAATGGATCGAATGCTTTTCCAGCAGCCGGGAAGCCGTTTGGATATTAAAAATGACGGAGAGATTGATATAAGGGCAGGCATTTATTTGCGTGTCATGGTAGAAAGGATTTTTCTCTAGAATTATTGAATGCGCAGAGGATAGGGTGTGTAATCGATATGCGCCGTTAGATACTAGCTTTTTAGTTGAGCCTTGGTAGATGGGGAAAAACGTGGGGCTAGAAATTTTCTTTAAAAAATCTGGTTGAGGTTGTTTCAAGTAAACAATAAAAGTTTCTGGATCTGGAGCGTATAGTTCTAAAGAGTCTTTTTTGATGGTTTCTTCGGAATTATTGGAGGGTTTCCTTTGTATATCTTCAAAAAGAGTAGAGAAAAGAGAGAGCTTCACAGCTTGAGCCCATGATTCAAGAAAGTCGTGAGAAGTTACGGCTTCTCCATTACTCCAGAAGGTTTTTTTTAGTTTAAAGGTGTAACACTTCTTATCTTCGGAAATATGAATGCTTCTAGCAGAGGCTAGTTCTGTGCCTTCAGGGGCTTTAGGATTTTCGCGTACGAGTCCTTCGAAGAGTTGTCGGATTAGGGAAAGGTCGAGGGCGCGTCTTGCTTCGTGGGGATGCATAGTCTCTGGAGTGTCACAGAGAGCTATGGTCAGCGTTGAGAAGTTCGGCTTGGCATTTATTGCTGTTCGAAAGGTTTTTTTTTGTTGCCAAGGCAAGGGGACGCCAAAAAAGATGACAGCGGCAACTAAAGCTGAAAAAAAGGTCAATCCCCTAAGGGATAAAAAGGACGAACTCTCTCTATTCATGAAAGACTTTAGTATGAAGGAGAAGAAATTGCTTAGTAGTGTTAGAAAACGAGAATTATTGTTGGGAGCACTCCTTATTTTGTTTTAATTCCGAATACTTAAAATCCACTGTGCCCAAGTCGGAGAGTTTAAGGTTTGTCAATCTTTTATTCAAAGAAAATTCGAAAGAATGATGATAGAGGGGAACAACACAGGATTCTTTTTCCAAAAAGTCAGAAGCTTTCTGGATAAGTTGAAAGCGTTTGCTGGAGTCCTCTTCTCCTTGTATTTCTGCTACCAAGGAAGAGAAGGCTGGGTCATCTAAGATATAGGGTTGAATGCCGAAGGGAGAGGAAAATATAGAGAGGAAGGCCATAGGGTCATGGAAATCCGCTAGCCAGTCCCCTATAGTTAGAGAAAAGAAGCCCGAGTGTTTTCGTTCTTGTAGAACGCTAAATTCCAATCCTTGCAGGGGCATATGAATTCCTAGAGTCTCTTTCCACTGTTGATTAATAGCTTGAACGACAAGGGAGGTAACGGGGCTTGTTGCGGGGAAAAGCAATGGGATTTTTTTAAAATCTTCAGGGGACAAGTGAAGTTCTTCTAAAGCTTCGAGGAATAATTTTTTGGCCAATTGCTGTTGAAATCCTTGTATTTCGTTGGTCTCTCCTTGTGCTGGCGTTTGAGCGTTTGGCTGGTTGGAGATGGATTTCTGCTTGGCTAGCAAGCATGGGGGAAGGATTTCAAGAGTCGTAGAGCCTCTCCCGTGGAGGACAGTATTTATTAGAAGGTGTCTATCTATAGCTAAAGAAAGGGCCTTTCTTAGTTTTTTGTTGCAAAAAGGATGTCTTTTCGTATTGAAAATGAGCCAGGAAGTTCCTGCTATATCAAATTTTTGAAGTTTACCTTGCTTTTCTAGGCGTCGGCTTGTTTCTAAAGGAAGGGAATCGCTCCAGGGAGGGCCTTGCCAGTCGATCTTCCCTGACTCAAATAGTAAGGAGGCTGTATGGATGTCTGGAATGATTTGAATATGGATCCCAGACAATTTTAT
This is a stretch of genomic DNA from Chlamydiifrater phoenicopteri. It encodes these proteins:
- a CDS encoding ABC transporter permease: MKRYLKKRLLYNFLSLWIVVSLTFLIMRTIPGDPFNNEEANVLSPETLAMLKAHYGLDKPLISQYFKYINSVLHFDFGHSLVYKDRTVCDIIKMSFPVSAILGLESCLLAIIGGITLGSLSAIKERFIGSWILYVSILQISLPGFILATLLQYLLAVKLSLFPIACWGSFAHTILPALSLSLTPMAFITKLTTASVREVLSTDYVLLAFSKGIKRSSVILKHVIPYAIFPTVSYASFLVTAVMTGTFAIENIFGIPGLGKWFIYSIKQRDYPVILGLAVFYTLFFMTASLLTDLIQAWIDPQLRRNYESNN
- a CDS encoding ABC transporter substrate-binding protein; its protein translation is MNRESSSFLSLRGLTFFSALVAAVIFFGVPLPWQQKKTFRTAINAKPNFSTLTIALCDTPETMHPHEARRALDLSLIRQLFEGLVRENPKAPEGTELASARSIHISEDKKCYTFKLKKTFWSNGEAVTSHDFLESWAQAVKLSLFSTLFEDIQRKPSNNSEETIKKDSLELYAPDPETFIVYLKQPQPDFLKKISSPTFFPIYQGSTKKLVSNGAYRLHTLSSAHSIILEKNPFYHDTQINACPYINLSVIFNIQTASRLLEKHSIHWLGQPWNQSLPNEIKKRLKQKKLLQNTHSIKGSFWLTINSERMPLENIALRKALSESINRANLVEYVLTGNQSPASTLSPTSLSNASPILQKSTPSLDLPPFQRKITLTYPSDILQCVRIAEFLQQEWKTHLGLNVGLKGVEYRRLIEERNKKHYDIITQTGTALHPGEKGFHPIIAKQFYELYPEARTTIPGDMSADYQEKILLDNHIVIPLYHLSQEFFLSTPIKNIIFCSDGSVDLKYAEFCTKG
- a CDS encoding peptide ABC transporter substrate-binding protein; this encodes MHDDPCSLDPRTVRLLSNITLSKHLFEGLLRESPSTQDVELALANSYSISADNTQYTFQLKPTTWSNGDPLTAEDFKESWEQVILGTIPSVFHYAFMDIKNAKEAFSGTVPQKDIAIYCPDPQTLIVQLDKPVPYFPKLLCLPAFAPVHKLWRNKATALSSKTPFIGNGPFILKKRRAKQHLHLAKNPLYHEASKIKLSGIHIQIIPDIHTASLLFESGKIDWQGPPWSDSLPLETSRRLEKQGKLQKFDIAGTSWLIFNTKRHPFCNKKLRKALSLAIDRHLLINTVLHGRGSTTLEILPPCLLAKQKSISNQPNAQTPAQGETNEIQGFQQQLAKKLFLEALEELHLSPEDFKKIPLLFPATSPVTSLVVQAINQQWKETLGIHMPLQGLEFSVLQERKHSGFFSLTIGDWLADFHDPMAFLSIFSSPFGIQPYILDDPAFSSLVAEIQGEEDSSKRFQLIQKASDFLEKESCVVPLYHHSFEFSLNKRLTNLKLSDLGTVDFKYSELKQNKECSQQ